A portion of the Granulosicoccus antarcticus IMCC3135 genome contains these proteins:
- a CDS encoding transposase: MADSVYGNDSVFRAGLDALELLYVLHVNPSHLVSLPSVKLLPPPPHQALFGAWTSIYSAVLCQGA, from the coding sequence TTGGCAGACTCTGTTTATGGCAATGACTCGGTGTTTCGTGCAGGACTGGACGCACTCGAACTTCTCTATGTGCTCCATGTAAATCCTTCCCATCTGGTGAGCCTGCCCAGTGTGAAATTACTACCCCCCCCCCCCCACCAAGCCCTATTCGGGGCGTGGACGTCGATCTACTCGGCCGTGCTATGCCAAGGGGCATGA